Below is a genomic region from Candidatus Neomarinimicrobiota bacterium.
ATCATGAGGAGTTGCAGCCGATATCAAAAAATGATGGTGGAGAGTCTTTATCACGCCTTGAGCCCTCGCCGCCGGAAAATCTTCGACGCTCACCTGGCGTCCTGCCCTGACTGTGCCGGGGAGTATCAGGCTCTGGCTACGACCCTGAAGGTCATGGACCAGCGGCAGCTTCCCGCCATAAAGCCCCATTTCTGGGAGGGCTACTGGCAGCGGCTATCCCGGAAACTGGCACCGGAACACACCAGGAACCGTTTCCTGGATTGGCTCACTTGGCTCCCATCGCTTCCGCTGCCCGTCCGGCCGGCATGGGTGTCCGTGGCCGCCGCCCTGCTCTTGATCGCCACCGGGATTTTCATTGGCCGCACCACCTACCTCAGTCTGGCCGGCGGTGACGCCGCCCATGCCCGAGCAGCTGTGTTTGATCCGGCGCTGGTGGCGGAATTCAACGACCTGGCTTCCCGCTACCTGGGGAGGACCAGGGTGCTCTTGCTGGGTCTGGACAACTTTGATACGAGTGACGATGATCTCGGTGTAATAGATCTGGGCCACCAACAGATGATTTCCCGGGAGCTACTTCAGCAGGGTCGAGAGCTGCGCGATCATGAGGTCGCCACAGCTGATCCGCGGTTTCAGTACCTGATCGATGAGATCGAGAGGGTTCTACTGCAGCTGGCCAACAGCGACGGTGAAGACCTGGTGTGGACCATCATCCTAGTTCAGGATGGGATTGACAGGAATTCCATCTTATTAAAAATCACTCTGGCTGAGATGGGCCAGGACGATGAATCCGGGACCCAAGCAGAGCCGGACGCCAGGGTGAAAGCATCTTCCATACTGATTTGACCAGAAAGAGGTGATGTCATGAGACGCAAAAACGAACTGCAAGCGATTGACGCCAGTGCCCGGAGAATGTGTATCTTGACTGTGGCAGGGATGTTATTGGTTTCGGCGGTGTACGCTTGGGGGCAGGTGCCCGGAGCACCCAGGGCTCCCGAGCCGGACACCTTGTCGCCGGTGAGGGGCATAGTCCTACCGGAAGTGGCTCCTGTTCCATACGTCGATCCGGATATAGAGTTGGAATTTTATACCAACGAGGACTACTTGGATGAGCTGGAGGATGTGCTCTACCTGGAATCGGTGGAGCCCGAGTTGTATGAATTGATGGAAGAGCAGTATGAAGCGCAGCATGAGGTCTATGAGCAGCAGATGGAAGAGCAGTATCGACTTCAGGAAGAGGCTGAGGAGCGGGCCCGGGAGGCGGCGGAACGGGCCCGGGAGGCGGCTCGTCTGTACAGCATTCAATTTACCGGTGTTCGGCAAGAAATCGCCCAGGCATATCAGGAGGCCTATGCCCTCATCCTGGAGGAGAAGTGGGCCGAAGCCCGGGAGGCCCTGGATAGCTTTCTCGAGAAGTTCAAGGACACCCGCTATACCGATGATGCCCGGTTCTGGATCTGTTATGCTCTGGATAAGTCCGGGATGCCAGAAGAGGAAATATTCGATGCCTACTATCAATTCATCCAGGAGTTTGCAGACAGCAAGTGGCGGGATGACGCCAAGGCCAACCTGATAATATTGGGTCGGAAGTTATCGGCGAAGAGCAAGAAGGCCAGGACCCAATACGGACCTATCCTCGAGCAGTTGGAGCAGGAGTACAAAGTCCAGGTGGCGATTGCCACTCTGAGCCGGCTTAAAGATGTGGAGGCTAAGAACGCCCTTCAGGCCATCTTCAGCCTTTATGATCGTACTGAGGATAAGGATCAGCGGAAGGAAATAGTCTACGCCCTGAGACGCTTCAAAGACCCGGCGGTGGTGGACAAGCTGGTTGAAATTGCCCGGAAGGATTCAGACAAGGATGTGCGGGATGAAGCCGTAAATACTCTACGGCGGCAGGGTGGCGAGGCATCTATCAGGGCACTCATCGCCTTGGCCACGGGGCAGGAGGATACGAACACGCGGACCAGTGCGGTGAACGCCTTAGGCCGGGTAACCGGCAGTTCCGCCAGGATCATCGCCAGCCCAATGGGGCAGATTACGGGGCAGATTACCACCTTGCAGCCGTTGGAAGGGGGCCTGGAGAGTTCCGTGATCAAGGAGGTGGTGAACGTCCTCTTGGAGCTGGCGTTGAACGATCCGCATGTGAAGGTCCGCACGGAAGCGGTCTCATCCCTGGCGCGCATCAACACGCCGGAAGCCCAGGAAGCCCTCATCGAGATTCTCGAGGGTAAATAATCGCGAAGGGGCTGTTGCTTTAGCCTCTTTTTGGGCCGAGCCTTAAAGGGCTCTTGTCAGCCGCCTGGCGAATAGCAGCGTCGCTTGGCTCTCGGCACGCAAATAGAGCCAGATGCTCATAACCACCACTACGACGCCCAATACCACAGCCAGTGAGAACAGTGTAGGAGTGAGCAGCGCCGGTAGACCCAGGCTTTCCGTAAGCGACGCGGCCTTCGTTACGATAAGCTCCCAGAGGGCACCCGCTTGGGGGAGTGAAGGTGTGGGCAGCGAGGGCAGGGCCAGACCTTCAACAAGTGGAGCAGCATTCGCTATGATAGAGTTCCAGAGGGCGCCCGCGTGGGTGATGATCAGCCATAGGGCGGCGGGAACCATAAGCGCCGCGGGGAGCACCCAGCTCAGATCCCAGAAGGAAACAGAAGTTGACATCCTTGGAATCGCCAGGAGACGCTCCTTAAGGTGCGGCGGCAACTCTACCTGGGCACGGCTGAAAATCTGCTCAAACTCATCAAACGATGGCTGGCTCATACATCTCTCCTTGTGCATAATCCAGTGATTTGGCCAAAGTCGCTTTGGCCCGGTGTAAATGCGACTTGATCGTGTTGAGGGGCTGACCCATAATGGCGGCTACCTCTTCATAGGACTTATCCTGGAAATAATAGAGGGTGATCGCCAGGCGCTGCTGCCCTGGCAGCCGCTCGACGGCCGCACGCAGCTCGCGGTGTTGCCAGGTTGACAGGGTTTCCTCTTCGGGATTGTGGCCGGCTGCGGCGACGTGATATATCTTCTCAACTTCATTGATGCGCTCGTAGGGGCGTTTCTTCAAGTAATCATAGCACACGTTCTTCACGATGCGGTACATCCAGGTAGAGAGTTTGGCCTCGCCCTTGAACTTCGCCAGACCGCGATAAATCCTGATGAAAGCATCCTGGGTGGCGTCTTCTGCTAAAACCTCATCATTCAGGGTGAACAGCGCGATGTTGTACACTGTCTTTCCGTGGGTCTCCACCAGCTCCTTGAAGACTTCCTCGTGATCACCCGCTTGGAATCGCTCGACCAGCTCCGTATCTGAGAGAAGACCCATCACCTGGTATGACTGTTCTGAATCACAGATTGTTGCACTCAAACCTAGGCAGAATATAGAGAAAGTGCAACAATAGGTGGTACTCAGCGGTCTAACGGGTAAAAAAGGAGTGATTCCATGAGTGAACATTGGATTCCAATCGTTGCCATCATCTTTTCGTTCGGCGGTACGGCCTTGATCGTATTCCTCGTACTGTATTATAGCTACAAGAGGCGTCAGACGCAAAGCAAGGAAATCCTGGCGGCCATCGAGAAAGGTATTGAAGTCCCCTTTCCCCCTCCTGCGAAGAGGGATTATCTGAAGCTGGGGGTCATCTGGACCTTCATCGGCATCGCCTTCACATTGGCCCTGTGGTTTTCATCCAAGGTGATGGAAGCCACGGCCTGGGGTTTCCTGCCGCTGGGTGTGGGGCTCGCCTTCCTGTTGATCGGCTACTTCGAGAGAAAGAAAGGCGCAGAGAGCGTCCAGGATTAGTCTACTCATCGTCCCATTC
It encodes:
- a CDS encoding HEAT repeat domain-containing protein, with the protein product MRRKNELQAIDASARRMCILTVAGMLLVSAVYAWGQVPGAPRAPEPDTLSPVRGIVLPEVAPVPYVDPDIELEFYTNEDYLDELEDVLYLESVEPELYELMEEQYEAQHEVYEQQMEEQYRLQEEAEERAREAAERAREAARLYSIQFTGVRQEIAQAYQEAYALILEEKWAEAREALDSFLEKFKDTRYTDDARFWICYALDKSGMPEEEIFDAYYQFIQEFADSKWRDDAKANLIILGRKLSAKSKKARTQYGPILEQLEQEYKVQVAIATLSRLKDVEAKNALQAIFSLYDRTEDKDQRKEIVYALRRFKDPAVVDKLVEIARKDSDKDVRDEAVNTLRRQGGEASIRALIALATGQEDTNTRTSAVNALGRVTGSSARIIASPMGQITGQITTLQPLEGGLESSVIKEVVNVLLELALNDPHVKVRTEAVSSLARINTPEAQEALIEILEGK
- a CDS encoding DUF6249 domain-containing protein, whose translation is MSEHWIPIVAIIFSFGGTALIVFLVLYYSYKRRQTQSKEILAAIEKGIEVPFPPPAKRDYLKLGVIWTFIGIAFTLALWFSSKVMEATAWGFLPLGVGLAFLLIGYFERKKGAESVQD
- a CDS encoding RNA polymerase sigma factor translates to MGLLSDTELVERFQAGDHEEVFKELVETHGKTVYNIALFTLNDEVLAEDATQDAFIRIYRGLAKFKGEAKLSTWMYRIVKNVCYDYLKKRPYERINEVEKIYHVAAAGHNPEEETLSTWQHRELRAAVERLPGQQRLAITLYYFQDKSYEEVAAIMGQPLNTIKSHLHRAKATLAKSLDYAQGEMYEPAIV
- a CDS encoding anti-sigma factor — protein: MRSCSRYQKMMVESLYHALSPRRRKIFDAHLASCPDCAGEYQALATTLKVMDQRQLPAIKPHFWEGYWQRLSRKLAPEHTRNRFLDWLTWLPSLPLPVRPAWVSVAAALLLIATGIFIGRTTYLSLAGGDAAHARAAVFDPALVAEFNDLASRYLGRTRVLLLGLDNFDTSDDDLGVIDLGHQQMISRELLQQGRELRDHEVATADPRFQYLIDEIERVLLQLANSDGEDLVWTIILVQDGIDRNSILLKITLAEMGQDDESGTQAEPDARVKASSILI